The Sediminicola sp. YIK13 genomic sequence TCATCGGCCATCTTATTCGTTGGAACCGTGATCGCAGTATAGAAGTATGTGAACACGATAATCAAGAAAGCAAACAATATATTATATGCTAACCCGAAGATATCTGCAAACTGAACTTCCATCCATTGTCCTACAGCCGTATTATTGAAAGTCTTTCCTAATAATCCAGGTGCGAACATGATCGCCTGGGCAAAGATAATTGGCATAACTCCTGAAGCGTTCAACTTCAAAGGGATATACTGTCTTGAACCCATGATGTTCTTTTCGTATCCTCCAGAAGCTGTTCTTCTGGCGTACTGTACCGGTATCTGCCTCGTTGCCATCACCAATAAAACACTGGCCAGAATAACAAGGAACCAAATTATAATCTCAATCAACATGAACATTAATCCACCATTGTTGTTGGCTGTTCTAGAGATAAATTCCTGAACAAATGATTGCGGCAAAGTTGCTATGATACCAATCATAATCAACAATGATATACCGTTACCAATTCCCTTGTCCGTAATTTTCTCACCCAACCACATGGCAAAAACAGTACCTGTTACCAAGATGATCACAGAAGGTATAATGAAATTCAGTCCTTTACCCAATACAAATGCACTGTCCGGAACTCCTAAAGCTCCCAAACTGTACAAATATGCCGGAGCCTGAACGATACAGATACCAATGGTCAACCATCTGGTGATCTGATTGATCGTTTTTCTTCCACTTTCCCCCTCTTTCTGCAGCTTCTGTAGATAAGGAATGGCTATTCCCATCAACTGAACCACAATAGAGGCCGAAATATAAGGCATGATTCCCAAAGCAAAAACAGAAGCATTGGCAAAGGCCCCTCCTGTAAATGCGTTCAAAATTCCTAAAATACCACTGTCCGTGTTGGAAGATAACTCTGCCAACTGTTCGGTATCAATACCAGGAAGAACTATTTGGGCACCAAAACGATAAACCAAAAGCAAACCAAGGGTAATAACAATTCTCCCCTTAAGTTCATCTATCTTCCAAATATTGGATAATGTCTCAAAAAATTTCTTCATAGTGATATGCTTATAAACTTATTACCTCACCACCCGCAGCCTCAATAGCCGCTTTGGCACTGGCAGTAAATTTATGTACAGATACTTTTAGGGGAGCTTTTAATTCACCACCACCTAAAATTTTGATCAAATCGTTTTTACCGGCCAACCTGTTTTCAACAAGAACATCTATAGTAACTGTATCCTTAACAATACCGTTATCTACCAATTCCTGAAGTTTATTAAGATTAACACCAGTGAAATCTTTTCTGTTGATGTTGGTAAAACCAAACTTAGGCACACGACGTTGCAATGGCATCTGTCCACCTTCGAAACCAATTTTCTTGGAGTAACCAGATCTAGACTTTGCTCCTTTGTGTCCTCTTGTGGCAGTTCCACCTTTTCCAGAACCTTGACCTCTACCAATGGTTTTCCCATCTTTATGAGTAGATCCCTCTGCCGGTTTTAAATTGTGTAAATTCATAACACCTTATCGTTATTAAGCTTCTTCTGTAGAAACTAAGTGTTCAACTTTATTTATCATACCAAGAATATTAGGCGTTGCTTCATGCTCTACTACCTGGCCTAATTTTCGTAATCCAAGTGCCTCCAAAGTCCTTTTTTGGTTTTGTGGCTTTTTGATACTACTCTTTACTTGCTTAACTTTAATCTTTGCCATAATATCCCTGATTTATCCTTTAAAAACTTTTTCCAAAGAAACCCCTCTTTGTGTTGCAACAGTTTTTGCATCCCTAAGTTGTAACAAGGCATCAAAAGTAGCCTTCACAACATTGTGCGGGTTGGAAGAACCTTGTGACTTAGAAAGTACATCTTGTACCCCTACTGCCTCCAATACGGCTCTTACAGCTCCACCAGCAATAACACCGGTACCATGGGAAGCTGGCTGTATGTATACACGTGCTCCACCAAATTTACCTTTTTGCTCATGAGGAAGTGTTCCCTTGTTTAAAGGAATCCTTATTAAATTTTTCTTTGCATCTTCGATTGCTTTTGCGATTGCTGTAGCAACTTCTTTGGATTTACCCAAACCGTGACCAACAACGCCATTTTCATCTCCAACTACAACTATTGCAGAGAAACCAAATGCTCTACCACCTTTAGTAACTTTAGTTACCCTTTGAACACCTACCAAACGATCTTTTAATTCTAGACCTCCTGGCTTAACGGTTTCTGCGTTTTTATATTTTTGAAACATAATATATTAGAATTTTAGTCCGGCTTCCCTAGCTCCTTCAGCCAATGATTTTACTCTACCGTGGTATAAATTACCACCCCTATCAAAAGCAACAGTTTCAATTCCTATCTTCTGTGCTTTTTCTGCTATAGCCTTCCCCACTTGGGTAGCTATTTCCGATTTTGTTCCTTTTAAAGAGCTAAGATCTTTGTCCCTAGATGATGCAGCAGCTAAACTAACTCCTTTTGTATCATCTATTAATTGAACGTAAATTTCCTTATTGCTCCTAAAAACAGACAATCTAGGCCTTGTGGACGTTCCAAAGGAAACCTTTCTAATTCTTCTCCTAATCCGTTGTCTTCTCTCAGTTTTCGATAATCCCATAATGCTAATTATTAAGCTGACTTACCAGCTTTTCTTCTTAATTGTTCACCAACAAACTTGATTCCTTTTCCTTTGTAAGGTTCTGGCTTACGGAAACCTCTGATCTTGGCAGCAATCTGTCCTACCAATTGTTTATCAAAAGATGTTAATTTTATGATCGGGTTCTTTCCTTTCTCAGAAATAGTTTCCAATTTCACCTCTTCGGCCAAATCCATAACTATGTTGTGGGAAAAGCCCAATGCCAAATCTAACTTTTGACCTTGATTACTTGCACGGTATCCTACTCCTACCAGTTCCAATTCCTTGGTCCATCCTACGGATACACCTTTAACCATATTCAAAACAAGGGCTCTATAAAGACCATGTTTAGCTTTGTGCTCCTTTGAATCAGAAGGTCTGGTTACCCATACCTGTCCGTCTTCTATTTTTATTGCTACCGCTGAGAATTCCTGGGTAAGCTCACCTAATTTACCTTTTACGGTAATGGTGTTCTCGTTTACCTCTATGGAAACTCCCTCCGGGATCGCTATTGGATTATTACCTATTCTAGACATTATTCTAACTCTTTATAGTATTAATAAACGTAACACAAAACCTCTCCACCAACTTTCTCCAACTTGGCTTGCTTACTGGTCATTACTCCGTGGGAAGTAGATACAATCGCAATTCCAAGACCATTCAAGACCCTAGGAAGTTCTAAAGCATTGGCGTACTTACGCAAACCTGGCTTACTGACACGTTGTAATTTTTTAATAACAGGCTCTTTTGTAACCTTGTCATATTTTAAAGCTATCTTGATATTACCTTGTACGGCGTTATCTTCAAATTTATAGCTTAAGATGTAACCTTGATCAAACAAGATTTTGGTCATTTCTTTTTTCAAATTAGAAGCAGGGATTTCAACCACCCTGTGACCCGCCATATTGGCATTTCTAATTCTTGTCAAGTAATCCGAAATTGGATCTGTAAACATAATTATATATTTGCGGTAACGGTTTTTAACACTATTGTTAAACCTGAAACCAGTTTATACTCAATTTTTTACCAACTAGCCTTTTTAACTCCAGGAATCAAACCGTTGTTTGCCATTTCCCTGAACAATACCCTAGATACACCAAAAGTTCTCATGTAACCTCTTGGTCTACCAGTTAACTTACATCTGTTATGCATACGAACAGGAGAAGCGTTTCTTGGTAATTTCTGTAATGCCTCATAGTCTCCAGCCTCTTTCAAAGCTTTTCTCTTTTCCGCATATTTTACTACAGTTTTTGCTCTCTTGACTTCGCGGGCCTTCATTGATTCTTTAGCCATACTAATTCTTTTTAAAAGGTAGTCCTAATTCAGTTAATAATGATTTTGCTTCCTTATCGGTATCAGCCGTGGTCACAAAAGTAATATCCATACCATTGATTCTATTGATCTTGTCAATATTCATCTCTGGGAAGATAATTTGCTCAGTGATTCCCAAGTTGTAATTACCTCTACCGTCAAAACCAGTAGCTTTAATTCCCTGGAAATCTCTTTCACGAGGCAAAGCACTTGTGATCAACCTGTCCAAAAATTCGTACATTCTTTCACCACGCAAAGTTACTTTGGCGCCAATTGGCATCCCTTTACGCAATTTAAAAGCTGCGACATCCTTCTTAGAGATCGTTGAAATTGCTCTTTGACCAGTGATTGCCGTAAGTTCATCTACAGCATGATCAATTAATTTTTTATCTGCCACAGCTGCTCCAACACCCCTGCTAAGAACTATCTTTTCCAGCTTGGGAACTTGCATTACATTTTTGTAACCAAATTCTTCCTGAAGCGCTTTTATAACGCGCTCTTTATACTCTTGTTTTAATCTTGGAATGTAAGCCATAACTAAATTACTTCATTAGATTTCTTGGAAAACCTTACTTTCTTGCCATCCCTTTCTTCAAAACCTATTCTTGTTGCATCGCCTGATTTAGGATCGATCAAAGATAGGTTAGAAATATGAACGGGAGCCTCTTTCTTTACTATTCCTCCCTGAGGATTCTTAGCGCTCGGTTTCTCATGTTTAGATACCATATTGGCACCTTCTACAATCGCTTTGTTTTTTTCACGGTCAACACTAACAACCTTACCCTCGGTACCTTTATGGTCCCCGGCAATGATTCTTACAGTGTCTCCTGCTTTTATTTTAAGTTTCATCATCTTACTGAATATATTAAAGCACCTCTGGAGCTAATGATACAATCTTCATGAATTGTTTGTCACGAAGTTCTCTTGCCACAGGACCAAATACACGTGTACCTCTCATTTCTCCCGTAGGATTCAATAAAACACAGGCATTGTCATCAAAACGAATGTATGAACCATCCTGTCTTCTAACTTCTTTTGTAGTCCTTACAACAACAGCAGTAGAAACTGCACCTTTCTTGATAGTACCATTTGGTGCGGCTTCCTTAACCGTAACCACTATTTTATCACCTACTGAAGCATATCTTCTTTTAGTACCTCCCAAAACACGTATGGTCAATACTTCTTTTGCTCCTGTATTATCGGCTACCTTTAGTCTAGATTCTTGCTGTAACATAATTATTTAGCTCTTTCAATGATTTCAACTAATCTCCAACACTTGTTCTTACTCAATGGGCGAGTTTCCATGATCTTCACAGTATCTCCAACATTGCAGTCGTTCGTCTCGTCGTGCGCAACATATTTCTTAGTTTTCAACACGTACTTTCCGTACATAGGGTGCTTTACACGTTTAACTTCTGAAACCACAATTGATTTCTCCATTTTATCGCTTGTTACAACGCCTATTCTTTCTTTTCTT encodes the following:
- the rplF gene encoding 50S ribosomal protein L6; the protein is MSRIGNNPIAIPEGVSIEVNENTITVKGKLGELTQEFSAVAIKIEDGQVWVTRPSDSKEHKAKHGLYRALVLNMVKGVSVGWTKELELVGVGYRASNQGQKLDLALGFSHNIVMDLAEEVKLETISEKGKNPIIKLTSFDKQLVGQIAAKIRGFRKPEPYKGKGIKFVGEQLRRKAGKSA
- the rplX gene encoding 50S ribosomal protein L24, producing MMKLKIKAGDTVRIIAGDHKGTEGKVVSVDREKNKAIVEGANMVSKHEKPSAKNPQGGIVKKEAPVHISNLSLIDPKSGDATRIGFEERDGKKVRFSKKSNEVI
- the rplE gene encoding 50S ribosomal protein L5 — protein: MAYIPRLKQEYKERVIKALQEEFGYKNVMQVPKLEKIVLSRGVGAAVADKKLIDHAVDELTAITGQRAISTISKKDVAAFKLRKGMPIGAKVTLRGERMYEFLDRLITSALPRERDFQGIKATGFDGRGNYNLGITEQIIFPEMNIDKINRINGMDITFVTTADTDKEAKSLLTELGLPFKKN
- the rpsQ gene encoding 30S ribosomal protein S17, which translates into the protein MENRNLRKERIGVVTSDKMEKSIVVSEVKRVKHPMYGKYVLKTKKYVAHDETNDCNVGDTVKIMETRPLSKNKCWRLVEIIERAK
- the rpmD gene encoding 50S ribosomal protein L30, whose translation is MAKIKVKQVKSSIKKPQNQKRTLEALGLRKLGQVVEHEATPNILGMINKVEHLVSTEEA
- the rpsH gene encoding 30S ribosomal protein S8, whose product is MFTDPISDYLTRIRNANMAGHRVVEIPASNLKKEMTKILFDQGYILSYKFEDNAVQGNIKIALKYDKVTKEPVIKKLQRVSKPGLRKYANALELPRVLNGLGIAIVSTSHGVMTSKQAKLEKVGGEVLCYVY
- the rplN gene encoding 50S ribosomal protein L14, which produces MLQQESRLKVADNTGAKEVLTIRVLGGTKRRYASVGDKIVVTVKEAAPNGTIKKGAVSTAVVVRTTKEVRRQDGSYIRFDDNACVLLNPTGEMRGTRVFGPVARELRDKQFMKIVSLAPEVL
- the rpsN gene encoding 30S ribosomal protein S14; the encoded protein is MAKESMKAREVKRAKTVVKYAEKRKALKEAGDYEALQKLPRNASPVRMHNRCKLTGRPRGYMRTFGVSRVLFREMANNGLIPGVKKASW
- the rplR gene encoding 50S ribosomal protein L18 is translated as MGLSKTERRQRIRRRIRKVSFGTSTRPRLSVFRSNKEIYVQLIDDTKGVSLAAASSRDKDLSSLKGTKSEIATQVGKAIAEKAQKIGIETVAFDRGGNLYHGRVKSLAEGAREAGLKF
- the secY gene encoding preprotein translocase subunit SecY; translated protein: MKKFFETLSNIWKIDELKGRIVITLGLLLVYRFGAQIVLPGIDTEQLAELSSNTDSGILGILNAFTGGAFANASVFALGIMPYISASIVVQLMGIAIPYLQKLQKEGESGRKTINQITRWLTIGICIVQAPAYLYSLGALGVPDSAFVLGKGLNFIIPSVIILVTGTVFAMWLGEKITDKGIGNGISLLIMIGIIATLPQSFVQEFISRTANNNGGLMFMLIEIIIWFLVILASVLLVMATRQIPVQYARRTASGGYEKNIMGSRQYIPLKLNASGVMPIIFAQAIMFAPGLLGKTFNNTAVGQWMEVQFADIFGLAYNILFAFLIIVFTYFYTAITVPTNKMADDLKRSGGFIPGIRPGKETGDFLDKIMSLITLPGSIFLALLAVLPAIVVKLMDVQPGWALFYGGTSLLIMVGVAIDTVQQVNSYLLNRHYDGLMKTGKNRKVA
- the rpsE gene encoding 30S ribosomal protein S5; the protein is MFQKYKNAETVKPGGLELKDRLVGVQRVTKVTKGGRAFGFSAIVVVGDENGVVGHGLGKSKEVATAIAKAIEDAKKNLIRIPLNKGTLPHEQKGKFGGARVYIQPASHGTGVIAGGAVRAVLEAVGVQDVLSKSQGSSNPHNVVKATFDALLQLRDAKTVATQRGVSLEKVFKG
- the rplO gene encoding 50S ribosomal protein L15, with the protein product MNLHNLKPAEGSTHKDGKTIGRGQGSGKGGTATRGHKGAKSRSGYSKKIGFEGGQMPLQRRVPKFGFTNINRKDFTGVNLNKLQELVDNGIVKDTVTIDVLVENRLAGKNDLIKILGGGELKAPLKVSVHKFTASAKAAIEAAGGEVISL